DNA sequence from the Candidatus Aegiribacteria sp. genome:
GGAGTTGATATGGTTGATTATGTCATAAGTATTGGAACTGAGGGTGCTACACTGGATCAGGTTCGCGGAATCGCGGCCGGAGCAAAAGCAGTATTGTCCAAGGATGCTCGACTGGCTGTCGCAGCAGCGAGAAAGCACACGATGAAAACCGTTAGCAGTGGAATGCCTGTTTATGGAGTCAATACAGGATTTGGAAGGTTATCCGGATCTGTTGTCGGCAAGGATGACCTTGATCTCCTGCAGAGGAATCTGCTTCTGAGCCATGCATGTGGAACCGGTACACTCTATTCAGAACCAGTGACAAGAGTAATGATGTTTCTCAGAGTGTCGTCACTTGCCAGAGGAAGATCAGGTATTCGCGAAGAGACACTTGATCAAATGATAGCTATAATGAACAGTAATATTTATCCTGCGGTTCCAGCAAAAGGCTCTCTGGGTGCTTCTGGAGATCTTGCCCCTCTTGCTCATTTATGCCTTCCCCTGATAGGGGAGGGTAAATGTATTGACAGAGGAGAACTAATATCAGGTTCAGAGGCGCTTCAACACATCGGCCTTTCGCCCGTCACGCTTGGTCCCAAAGAGGGGCTTGCTCTTATTAACGGAACCCAGACTATGACTGCGGTAGCATCTATTGCCCTTCTGGAAGCTAAGCGCCTTGCTGATGCCGCGGACGCTGCCGCGGCGATGTCACTTGAAGTGCTGCTCGGAACAGTATTACCTTTCAGCGGGGAACTCATCGGTCTTCGGCCTCACAAAGGCGCTGTTGAAACCGCGAATAATCTTCTTGCATTAATGGAGGGCAGTGAAATACTGATTTCACACAATGCCTGTGATAAAGTACAGGATGCCTACTCGCTCAGATGCGTACCGCAGGTACATGGAGCGACAAGGGATGCTCTTCGGTATATAGAGTCGGTTATTTCAGTTGAACTTTCATCTGTGACTGATAATCCGTTATTGATGAAGGATGGATCTTTTGTCAGCGGAGGCAATTTCCATGGTCAGCCGGTAGCCTTTGTAGCAGATCATCTGGCTCTTGTGGTGTCTGAACTGGCGGACATATCCGAAAGAAGGATCGAGCGATTGCTGAATCCGGATCTCAGCGGATTACCTGCGTTTCTGACACCGGATCCAGGAACTAACTCAGGGTATATGATTGCCCAGTATACGGCTGCCTCACTGGTCAGCGAAAATAAGGTTCTGGTGCATCCTGCCAGTGCTGACAGTATACCGGTAAGTGGTTCCCAGGAGGATCATGTCTCAATGGGAACGACATCGGCACGACAGGCAATGGAAGTTGTCAGAAACTCGACCCATGTTCTGGCAACAGAACTTGTATGTGCCGCACAGGCAGCAGAGTTCATCCGGAGAGGAAAACATGGGAAGGGAACATACAAGGTTTACAAAGCAGTAAGAGATGCTGTCAAACCGCTCAAAGAGGATAGACAGTTCGTAGATGATATAGAGAAAATCGCAGAGATGATTGCAGAAGGTGTTTTCAGCGATATCCTGAATAATTTGTAACTTCATTCACATTATAAATCCTGTTTAAGTACTCATTTTCCTGAGGAAGTAAGGAGTTGACAGGGTT
Encoded proteins:
- the hutH gene encoding histidine ammonia-lyase translates to MVDYVISIGTEGATLDQVRGIAAGAKAVLSKDARLAVAAARKHTMKTVSSGMPVYGVNTGFGRLSGSVVGKDDLDLLQRNLLLSHACGTGTLYSEPVTRVMMFLRVSSLARGRSGIREETLDQMIAIMNSNIYPAVPAKGSLGASGDLAPLAHLCLPLIGEGKCIDRGELISGSEALQHIGLSPVTLGPKEGLALINGTQTMTAVASIALLEAKRLADAADAAAAMSLEVLLGTVLPFSGELIGLRPHKGAVETANNLLALMEGSEILISHNACDKVQDAYSLRCVPQVHGATRDALRYIESVISVELSSVTDNPLLMKDGSFVSGGNFHGQPVAFVADHLALVVSELADISERRIERLLNPDLSGLPAFLTPDPGTNSGYMIAQYTAASLVSENKVLVHPASADSIPVSGSQEDHVSMGTTSARQAMEVVRNSTHVLATELVCAAQAAEFIRRGKHGKGTYKVYKAVRDAVKPLKEDRQFVDDIEKIAEMIAEGVFSDILNNL